A stretch of the Engraulis encrasicolus isolate BLACKSEA-1 chromosome 19, IST_EnEncr_1.0, whole genome shotgun sequence genome encodes the following:
- the irf2bpl gene encoding probable E3 ubiquitin-protein ligase IRF2BPL yields MSSAQVSSSRRQSCYLCDLPRMPWAMIWDFTEAVCRGCVNYEGADRIEFVIETARHLKRAHGFQEGRSPGPAPPPSVKAQTAMSAKETVQLNHVDASSKQQASMDRYSLNSERSRFDYSAISSHTGRLPNGLSGPNGFPKQDDGPPELNRQSPNSRRNHGLVAVPSQMNVPPNLLPQTMLNGPPSAAAIAQHNLASRAPPPSSIGTALSMTSQSMSEQSRRPGSVSSTDQERELKEKQRNAEALAELSESLRNRAEEWANKPKIVRETLITLSNSTPFDVRFKKDHSLLGRVFAFDAVSKPGMDYELKIFIEYPTGSGNVFSSASGVAKQMYQDCMKDFGRGLSSGFKYLEYEKKHGSGDWRLLGDLLPESVRFFKEGLGAEMLPQAYIDASCPLLPSALVNIPRALPSASAPRTGMRKRKASPEPDSAEGALKMNDEQQRQQWMASQSEAMKLTMASGSFTASHGGPPPLGPGHSVHSSRATPPESAPQNGQSPMAALMSVADTLGNAHSPKDNNSVHSTTSTRHNSSSPVSPASVSGQRRLASRNGDMNIAGAPSQSSAHPGMEQVHPQNIPDSPMANNGPLCCTICHERLEDTHFVQCPSVPNHKFCFPCSRESIKAQGATGEVYCPSGEKCPLVGSNVPWAFMQGEIATILAGDVKVKKERDP; encoded by the coding sequence ATGTCTTCTGCACAAGTCTCCTCGTCGAGGAGGCAGTCGTGTTATCTGTGTGATTTGCCCCGCATGCCCTGGGCAATGATTTGGGATTTTACGGAGGCCGTCTGCAGAGGTTGCGTAAATTATGAAGGCGCTGATCGGATCGAGTTTGTTATTGAGACGGCGCGGCATCTCAAGCGAGCTCATGGCTTCCAGGAGGGGAGATCCCCGGGACCCGCGCCACCGCCTTCGGTCAAGGCTCAAACGGCAATGTCAGCTAAGGAGACGGTGCAGCTGAACCATGTGGATGCATCCTCAAAACAGCAAGCAAGCATGGATCGCTATTCTCTGAACTCTGAGCGGTCCCGGTTCGACTACTCCGCCATAAGCAGCCACACAGGACGACTTCCGAATGGGCTGAGTGGACCTAATGGCTTTCCAAAACAAGACGACGGGCCTCCAGAACTCAACAGGCAGAGCCCGAACTCACGCCGGAACCACGGGCTTGTGGCGGTCCCCAGTCAGATGAATGTGCCTCCCAACCTGCTCCCGCAGACCATGCTGAACGGACCCCCCTCGGCTGCGGCCATAGCCCAGCACAACCTCGCCAGCAGAGCCCCACCACCATCCAGCATCGGGACCGCGCTCTCTATGACATCCCAGTCCATGTCGGAACAAAGCAGACGACCTGGCTCGGTCTCCAGCACGGACCAAGAGAGAGAACTGAAAGAGAAGCAGCGCAACGCAGAGGCTTTGGCCGAACTTAGCGAAAGTTTGAGAAACCGAGCCGAAGAATGGGCTAACAAACCTAAGATAGTGCGTGAGACTTTGATCACACTCTCCAACAGCACCCCTTTTGATGTTAGGTTCAAAAAGGACCACTCACTCCTCGGTAGGGTGTTTGCATTCGATGCCGTCTCCAAACCCGGTATGGACTATGAGCTCAAAATATTCATTGAATACCCCACTGGATCTGGTAACGTGTTCTCAAGTGCATCTGGAGTGGCCAAACAGATGTACCAGGACTGCATGAAAGACTTTGGCAGGGGGCTGTCTTCGGGCTTCAAGTACCTGGAGTATGAGAAAAAACATGGTTCAGGTGACTGGCGACTGCTGGGTGATTTGTTGCCCGAGTCTGTGCGTTTTTTCAAGGAGGGTCTGGGTGCTGAAATGCTGCCTCAAGCCTACATAGATGCTAGCTGCCCTCTGCTACCCTCTGCACTGGTAAACATCCCCCGCGCCTTGCCATCAGCAAGTGCGCCCAGGACAGGCATGCGTAAGCGTAAAGCATCCCCAGAGCCAGACTCTGCCGAGGGAGCTCTGAAAATGAACGACGAGCAGCAGAGGCAACAGTGGATGGCTAGCCAGAGTGAAGCTATGAAGCTGACCATGGCTTCCGGATCATTCACTGCCTCTCATGGCGGACCACCACCCCTTGGACCGGGGCACTCAGTTCACTCCAGCCGGGCGACACCACCCGAATCCGCCCCTCAGAACGGACAGTCACCCATGGCTGCGCTCATGTCAGTCGCAGACACGTTAGGTAATGCGCACTCTCCAAAGGACAACAACTCTGTGCATTCCACCACGTCTACTAGACACAACAGTAGTAGCCCAGTGTCCCCAGCCTCTGTCTCGGGGCAACGTCGCTTGGCATCCCGCAACGGGGACATGAACATAGCCGGGGCACCCTCTCAATCCAGTGCCCACCCTGGCATGGAGCAGGTCCACCCTCAAAACATTCCAGATTCACCCATGGCGAATAACGGACCACTGTGTTGTACAATTTGTCACGAACGCTTAGAAGACACCCACTTTGTTCAGTGCCCGTCCGTCCCCAACCATAAATTCTGTTTCCCTTGCTCGCGAGAGAGCATCAAAGCACAGGGAGCAACTGGCGAGGTGTATTGCCCCAGTGGAGAGAAATGCCCCCTGGTAGGTTCCAATGTGCCTTGGGCTTTCATGCAAGGTGAGATAGCAACCATTTTGGCCGGGGACGTGAAGGTAAAAAAAGAGCGTGACCCATAA